Proteins encoded in a region of the Fundulus heteroclitus isolate FHET01 chromosome 2, MU-UCD_Fhet_4.1, whole genome shotgun sequence genome:
- the LOC105938494 gene encoding coiled-coil domain-containing protein 136 isoform X3: protein MDGLRLPPLIEEALDSTDDPGDLKVDSSLNMDNEMTAKERGVLEEDNEKEELDLERSQEDEGEERKLREEEGEGVEKRRKEQEPLTEEQELEELKAQVLQLLLELDEARETSNKHQESFHELQGLLEDERLASAHQAETFTRQIQNLQAQLRSVQEEMNSLEEEKESELAEAQEELRVAQEEVILLQQAAEEAAAERENDIASLQEELCRRRAELQRLTEETQEYELEITTLRAEISMKSQRREAERREGDVDLLKEECRVLREECQTLKENNRGLTERLQLLQRQRTCSSVYLSLKEEDAVEGEEVKEGEAGSGEVITGSYMTMTQSENCRLVDASIQKNISFDGKPATPTSWNGGIGEIFSLRDQLKQAEEKASQVQRECDGLKIELQELQLLYDSSQRERAELEEELQRCKAELEKLSGGTQGSEVGWNSIVALSATTALLLAMAGLLRALVRC from the exons ATGGATGGACTGCGCCTGCCTCCACTCATAGAAGAGGCTCTGGACTCTACAG ATGATCCCGGCGATCTGAAAGTCGACAGCAGCCTGAACATGGACAACGAGATGACAGCCAAGGAGAGGGGCGTCCTGGAGGAGGACAACGAGAAGGAGGAGCTTGACCTGGAGCGGTCCCAGGAAGACGAGGGGGAAGAGAGGAAGCTgagggaggaggaaggggaaggggtggagaagaggaggaaggagcaGGAGCCTCTGACTgaggagcaggagctggaggagctgaaggcccaggtgctgcagctgctgctggagctggaCGAGGCCAGGGAGACGTCCAACAAGCACCAGGAAAGTTTCCATGAGTTGCAAG GTCTGCTGGAGGACGAGCGCCTGGCTAGCGCCCATCAGGCGGAGACCTTCACCCGACAGATCCAGAATCTTCAAG CCCAGCTGCGCTCCGTGCAGGAGGAGATGAACAGtttggaggaggagaaggagagcgAGCTGGCCGAGGCCCAGGAGGAGCTGCGCGTGGCCCAGGAGGAGGTAATCCTGCTCCAGCAGGCGGCGGAGGAGGCAGCTGCGGAGCGGGAGAACGACATTGCGTCACTGCAGGAAGAGTTGTGCCGCCGGCGGGCTGAGCTGCAGCGCTTGACCGAGGAGACCCAGGAGTACGAGCTGGAGATCACGACGCTCAGGGCTGAGATCAGCATGAAGAGTCAGCGCAGGGAGGCCGAGAGGCGAGAGG GTGACGTGGACCTTCTAAAGGAGGAGTGCCGTGTGCTGAGGGAGGAGTGTCAGACCCTGAAGGAAAACAACAGGGGTCTCACGGAgaggctgcagctgctgcagagacagCGGACATG CTCCAGCGTCTACCTGTCACTCAAAGAGGAGGATGCAGTGGAGGGCGAAGAGGTGAAGGAGGGCGAGGCTGGCTCGGGCGAGGTCATAACCGGGAGTTACATGACCATGACCCAGTCGGAGAACTGTCGCCTGGTGGATGCCTCCATCCAGAAAAACATCTCTTTCGACGGGAAGCCGGCGACGCCAACAAGCTGGAATGGAGGCATCGGGGAGATCTTCTCTCTGAGAGACCAGCTGAAGCAGGCCGAGGAGAAGGCCTCACAGGTTCAGAGAGAG tgtGACGGTCTGAAGATagagctgcaggagctgcagcttctgtacGACAGCAGTCAGAGGGAGAGGgcggagctggaggaggagctgcagcgctGCAAGGCGGAGCTGGAGAAGCTGTCAGGGGGTACTCAG
- the LOC105938494 gene encoding coiled-coil domain-containing protein 136 isoform X2 encodes MQTFDGGSTLRDDPGDLKVDSSLNMDNEMTAKERGVLEEDNEKEELDLERSQEDEGEERKLREEEGEGVEKRRKEQEPLTEEQELEELKAQVLQLLLELDEARETSNKHQESFHELQGLLEDERLASAHQAETFTRQIQNLQAQLRSVQEEMNSLEEEKESELAEAQEELRVAQEEVILLQQAAEEAAAERENDIASLQEELCRRRAELQRLTEETQEYELEITTLRAEISMKSQRREAERREGDVDLLKEECRVLREECQTLKENNRGLTERLQLLQRQRTCSSVYLSLKEEDAVEGEEVKEGEAGSGEVITGSYMTMTQSENCRLVDASIQKNISFDGKPATPTSWNGGIGEIFSLRDQLKQAEEKASQVQRECDGLKIELQELQLLYDSSQRERAELEEELQRCKAELEKLSGGTQRFIHPSEHPVLSIPFVGMIIIVAVVWCWLSELASQRARGVR; translated from the exons ATGCAGACATTTGATGGAGGCAGCACGCTGCGAG ATGATCCCGGCGATCTGAAAGTCGACAGCAGCCTGAACATGGACAACGAGATGACAGCCAAGGAGAGGGGCGTCCTGGAGGAGGACAACGAGAAGGAGGAGCTTGACCTGGAGCGGTCCCAGGAAGACGAGGGGGAAGAGAGGAAGCTgagggaggaggaaggggaaggggtggagaagaggaggaaggagcaGGAGCCTCTGACTgaggagcaggagctggaggagctgaaggcccaggtgctgcagctgctgctggagctggaCGAGGCCAGGGAGACGTCCAACAAGCACCAGGAAAGTTTCCATGAGTTGCAAG GTCTGCTGGAGGACGAGCGCCTGGCTAGCGCCCATCAGGCGGAGACCTTCACCCGACAGATCCAGAATCTTCAAG CCCAGCTGCGCTCCGTGCAGGAGGAGATGAACAGtttggaggaggagaaggagagcgAGCTGGCCGAGGCCCAGGAGGAGCTGCGCGTGGCCCAGGAGGAGGTAATCCTGCTCCAGCAGGCGGCGGAGGAGGCAGCTGCGGAGCGGGAGAACGACATTGCGTCACTGCAGGAAGAGTTGTGCCGCCGGCGGGCTGAGCTGCAGCGCTTGACCGAGGAGACCCAGGAGTACGAGCTGGAGATCACGACGCTCAGGGCTGAGATCAGCATGAAGAGTCAGCGCAGGGAGGCCGAGAGGCGAGAGG GTGACGTGGACCTTCTAAAGGAGGAGTGCCGTGTGCTGAGGGAGGAGTGTCAGACCCTGAAGGAAAACAACAGGGGTCTCACGGAgaggctgcagctgctgcagagacagCGGACATG CTCCAGCGTCTACCTGTCACTCAAAGAGGAGGATGCAGTGGAGGGCGAAGAGGTGAAGGAGGGCGAGGCTGGCTCGGGCGAGGTCATAACCGGGAGTTACATGACCATGACCCAGTCGGAGAACTGTCGCCTGGTGGATGCCTCCATCCAGAAAAACATCTCTTTCGACGGGAAGCCGGCGACGCCAACAAGCTGGAATGGAGGCATCGGGGAGATCTTCTCTCTGAGAGACCAGCTGAAGCAGGCCGAGGAGAAGGCCTCACAGGTTCAGAGAGAG tgtGACGGTCTGAAGATagagctgcaggagctgcagcttctgtacGACAGCAGTCAGAGGGAGAGGgcggagctggaggaggagctgcagcgctGCAAGGCGGAGCTGGAGAAGCTGTCAGGGGGTACTCAG
- the LOC105938494 gene encoding coiled-coil domain-containing protein 136 isoform X1 translates to MDGLRLPPLIEEALDSTDDPGDLKVDSSLNMDNEMTAKERGVLEEDNEKEELDLERSQEDEGEERKLREEEGEGVEKRRKEQEPLTEEQELEELKAQVLQLLLELDEARETSNKHQESFHELQGLLEDERLASAHQAETFTRQIQNLQAQLRSVQEEMNSLEEEKESELAEAQEELRVAQEEVILLQQAAEEAAAERENDIASLQEELCRRRAELQRLTEETQEYELEITTLRAEISMKSQRREAERREGDVDLLKEECRVLREECQTLKENNRGLTERLQLLQRQRTCSSVYLSLKEEDAVEGEEVKEGEAGSGEVITGSYMTMTQSENCRLVDASIQKNISFDGKPATPTSWNGGIGEIFSLRDQLKQAEEKASQVQRECDGLKIELQELQLLYDSSQRERAELEEELQRCKAELEKLSGGTQRFIHPSEHPVLSIPFVGMIIIVAVVWCWLSELASQRARGVR, encoded by the exons ATGGATGGACTGCGCCTGCCTCCACTCATAGAAGAGGCTCTGGACTCTACAG ATGATCCCGGCGATCTGAAAGTCGACAGCAGCCTGAACATGGACAACGAGATGACAGCCAAGGAGAGGGGCGTCCTGGAGGAGGACAACGAGAAGGAGGAGCTTGACCTGGAGCGGTCCCAGGAAGACGAGGGGGAAGAGAGGAAGCTgagggaggaggaaggggaaggggtggagaagaggaggaaggagcaGGAGCCTCTGACTgaggagcaggagctggaggagctgaaggcccaggtgctgcagctgctgctggagctggaCGAGGCCAGGGAGACGTCCAACAAGCACCAGGAAAGTTTCCATGAGTTGCAAG GTCTGCTGGAGGACGAGCGCCTGGCTAGCGCCCATCAGGCGGAGACCTTCACCCGACAGATCCAGAATCTTCAAG CCCAGCTGCGCTCCGTGCAGGAGGAGATGAACAGtttggaggaggagaaggagagcgAGCTGGCCGAGGCCCAGGAGGAGCTGCGCGTGGCCCAGGAGGAGGTAATCCTGCTCCAGCAGGCGGCGGAGGAGGCAGCTGCGGAGCGGGAGAACGACATTGCGTCACTGCAGGAAGAGTTGTGCCGCCGGCGGGCTGAGCTGCAGCGCTTGACCGAGGAGACCCAGGAGTACGAGCTGGAGATCACGACGCTCAGGGCTGAGATCAGCATGAAGAGTCAGCGCAGGGAGGCCGAGAGGCGAGAGG GTGACGTGGACCTTCTAAAGGAGGAGTGCCGTGTGCTGAGGGAGGAGTGTCAGACCCTGAAGGAAAACAACAGGGGTCTCACGGAgaggctgcagctgctgcagagacagCGGACATG CTCCAGCGTCTACCTGTCACTCAAAGAGGAGGATGCAGTGGAGGGCGAAGAGGTGAAGGAGGGCGAGGCTGGCTCGGGCGAGGTCATAACCGGGAGTTACATGACCATGACCCAGTCGGAGAACTGTCGCCTGGTGGATGCCTCCATCCAGAAAAACATCTCTTTCGACGGGAAGCCGGCGACGCCAACAAGCTGGAATGGAGGCATCGGGGAGATCTTCTCTCTGAGAGACCAGCTGAAGCAGGCCGAGGAGAAGGCCTCACAGGTTCAGAGAGAG tgtGACGGTCTGAAGATagagctgcaggagctgcagcttctgtacGACAGCAGTCAGAGGGAGAGGgcggagctggaggaggagctgcagcgctGCAAGGCGGAGCTGGAGAAGCTGTCAGGGGGTACTCAG
- the LOC105938494 gene encoding coiled-coil domain-containing protein 136 isoform X4 yields MQAKDDPGDLKVDSSLNMDNEMTAKERGVLEEDNEKEELDLERSQEDEGEERKLREEEGEGVEKRRKEQEPLTEEQELEELKAQVLQLLLELDEARETSNKHQESFHELQGLLEDERLASAHQAETFTRQIQNLQAQLRSVQEEMNSLEEEKESELAEAQEELRVAQEEVILLQQAAEEAAAERENDIASLQEELCRRRAELQRLTEETQEYELEITTLRAEISMKSQRREAERREGDVDLLKEECRVLREECQTLKENNRGLTERLQLLQRQRTCSSVYLSLKEEDAVEGEEVKEGEAGSGEVITGSYMTMTQSENCRLVDASIQKNISFDGKPATPTSWNGGIGEIFSLRDQLKQAEEKASQVQRECDGLKIELQELQLLYDSSQRERAELEEELQRCKAELEKLSGGTQRFIHPSEHPVLSIPFVGMIIIVAVVWCWLSELASQRARGVR; encoded by the exons atgcaagccaaag ATGATCCCGGCGATCTGAAAGTCGACAGCAGCCTGAACATGGACAACGAGATGACAGCCAAGGAGAGGGGCGTCCTGGAGGAGGACAACGAGAAGGAGGAGCTTGACCTGGAGCGGTCCCAGGAAGACGAGGGGGAAGAGAGGAAGCTgagggaggaggaaggggaaggggtggagaagaggaggaaggagcaGGAGCCTCTGACTgaggagcaggagctggaggagctgaaggcccaggtgctgcagctgctgctggagctggaCGAGGCCAGGGAGACGTCCAACAAGCACCAGGAAAGTTTCCATGAGTTGCAAG GTCTGCTGGAGGACGAGCGCCTGGCTAGCGCCCATCAGGCGGAGACCTTCACCCGACAGATCCAGAATCTTCAAG CCCAGCTGCGCTCCGTGCAGGAGGAGATGAACAGtttggaggaggagaaggagagcgAGCTGGCCGAGGCCCAGGAGGAGCTGCGCGTGGCCCAGGAGGAGGTAATCCTGCTCCAGCAGGCGGCGGAGGAGGCAGCTGCGGAGCGGGAGAACGACATTGCGTCACTGCAGGAAGAGTTGTGCCGCCGGCGGGCTGAGCTGCAGCGCTTGACCGAGGAGACCCAGGAGTACGAGCTGGAGATCACGACGCTCAGGGCTGAGATCAGCATGAAGAGTCAGCGCAGGGAGGCCGAGAGGCGAGAGG GTGACGTGGACCTTCTAAAGGAGGAGTGCCGTGTGCTGAGGGAGGAGTGTCAGACCCTGAAGGAAAACAACAGGGGTCTCACGGAgaggctgcagctgctgcagagacagCGGACATG CTCCAGCGTCTACCTGTCACTCAAAGAGGAGGATGCAGTGGAGGGCGAAGAGGTGAAGGAGGGCGAGGCTGGCTCGGGCGAGGTCATAACCGGGAGTTACATGACCATGACCCAGTCGGAGAACTGTCGCCTGGTGGATGCCTCCATCCAGAAAAACATCTCTTTCGACGGGAAGCCGGCGACGCCAACAAGCTGGAATGGAGGCATCGGGGAGATCTTCTCTCTGAGAGACCAGCTGAAGCAGGCCGAGGAGAAGGCCTCACAGGTTCAGAGAGAG tgtGACGGTCTGAAGATagagctgcaggagctgcagcttctgtacGACAGCAGTCAGAGGGAGAGGgcggagctggaggaggagctgcagcgctGCAAGGCGGAGCTGGAGAAGCTGTCAGGGGGTACTCAG
- the LOC105938494 gene encoding coiled-coil domain-containing protein 136 isoform X5 produces MDNEMTAKERGVLEEDNEKEELDLERSQEDEGEERKLREEEGEGVEKRRKEQEPLTEEQELEELKAQVLQLLLELDEARETSNKHQESFHELQGLLEDERLASAHQAETFTRQIQNLQAQLRSVQEEMNSLEEEKESELAEAQEELRVAQEEVILLQQAAEEAAAERENDIASLQEELCRRRAELQRLTEETQEYELEITTLRAEISMKSQRREAERREGDVDLLKEECRVLREECQTLKENNRGLTERLQLLQRQRTCSSVYLSLKEEDAVEGEEVKEGEAGSGEVITGSYMTMTQSENCRLVDASIQKNISFDGKPATPTSWNGGIGEIFSLRDQLKQAEEKASQVQRECDGLKIELQELQLLYDSSQRERAELEEELQRCKAELEKLSGGTQRFIHPSEHPVLSIPFVGMIIIVAVVWCWLSELASQRARGVR; encoded by the exons ATGGACAACGAGATGACAGCCAAGGAGAGGGGCGTCCTGGAGGAGGACAACGAGAAGGAGGAGCTTGACCTGGAGCGGTCCCAGGAAGACGAGGGGGAAGAGAGGAAGCTgagggaggaggaaggggaaggggtggagaagaggaggaaggagcaGGAGCCTCTGACTgaggagcaggagctggaggagctgaaggcccaggtgctgcagctgctgctggagctggaCGAGGCCAGGGAGACGTCCAACAAGCACCAGGAAAGTTTCCATGAGTTGCAAG GTCTGCTGGAGGACGAGCGCCTGGCTAGCGCCCATCAGGCGGAGACCTTCACCCGACAGATCCAGAATCTTCAAG CCCAGCTGCGCTCCGTGCAGGAGGAGATGAACAGtttggaggaggagaaggagagcgAGCTGGCCGAGGCCCAGGAGGAGCTGCGCGTGGCCCAGGAGGAGGTAATCCTGCTCCAGCAGGCGGCGGAGGAGGCAGCTGCGGAGCGGGAGAACGACATTGCGTCACTGCAGGAAGAGTTGTGCCGCCGGCGGGCTGAGCTGCAGCGCTTGACCGAGGAGACCCAGGAGTACGAGCTGGAGATCACGACGCTCAGGGCTGAGATCAGCATGAAGAGTCAGCGCAGGGAGGCCGAGAGGCGAGAGG GTGACGTGGACCTTCTAAAGGAGGAGTGCCGTGTGCTGAGGGAGGAGTGTCAGACCCTGAAGGAAAACAACAGGGGTCTCACGGAgaggctgcagctgctgcagagacagCGGACATG CTCCAGCGTCTACCTGTCACTCAAAGAGGAGGATGCAGTGGAGGGCGAAGAGGTGAAGGAGGGCGAGGCTGGCTCGGGCGAGGTCATAACCGGGAGTTACATGACCATGACCCAGTCGGAGAACTGTCGCCTGGTGGATGCCTCCATCCAGAAAAACATCTCTTTCGACGGGAAGCCGGCGACGCCAACAAGCTGGAATGGAGGCATCGGGGAGATCTTCTCTCTGAGAGACCAGCTGAAGCAGGCCGAGGAGAAGGCCTCACAGGTTCAGAGAGAG tgtGACGGTCTGAAGATagagctgcaggagctgcagcttctgtacGACAGCAGTCAGAGGGAGAGGgcggagctggaggaggagctgcagcgctGCAAGGCGGAGCTGGAGAAGCTGTCAGGGGGTACTCAG